A region of Vigna radiata var. radiata cultivar VC1973A chromosome 6, Vradiata_ver6, whole genome shotgun sequence DNA encodes the following proteins:
- the LOC106763627 gene encoding uncharacterized protein LOC106763627, whose protein sequence is MFKNQFAACRAQEATIVDLMNLKQGKEEPLKAFMDRFQRTVSRVKGLSTELALQHVMPGLRPRPFKDSVCRNPPSSMEELRQRTDDEIRVEGMKQSYQKELQEAKSKKQEGRRDGQGGRPGSGKAKEGPRNPRFPQYTQLNAPRARILQESLSTQIMQVPQQRPTPPGADNSKHCLYHQNMGHNTEDCMTLKDKIEEMIRSGLLQQYVKGN, encoded by the coding sequence ATGTTCAAGAATCAGTTTGCAGCTTGCCGAGCACAAGAGGCCACGATCGTTGATTTGATGAACCTCAAGCAGGGTAAGGAGGAGCCTCTGAAAGCCTTCATGGATCGGTTCCAAAGAACCGTCAGCCGTGTCAAGGGACTCAGCACGGAGTTGGCTTTGCAACACGTTATGCCCGGACTGCGTCCTAGACCGTTTAAAGATAGCGTATGCCGGAATCCTCCTAGTAGTATGGAAGAATTGCGTCAGCGAACGGATGACGAGATCAGGGTAGAGGGTATGAAACAAAGCTACCAGAAAGAACTCCAGGAGGCGAAGTCGAAAAAGCAGGAAGGCCGGCGGGACGGTCAGGGCGGTCGCCCAGGTAGCGGCAAGGCGAAAGAGGGACCCCGGAATCCCCGGTTCCCTCAGTACACACAGCTGAACGCCCCTAGGGCCCGGATACTGCAAGAATCGCTTAGCACCCAAATAATGCAGGTGCCACAACAGCGTCCGACCCCCCCGGGAGCGGACAATTCTAAACATTGTTTGTACCATCAAAACATGGGTCACAACACTGAAGATTGCATGacattgaaagataaaatagaagaaatgaTCAGGTCTGGACTGTTGCAGCAATATGTGAAAGGAAATTGA